The DNA region ACGTCAGATTTTAGGTAAATCAGTAAATCCGGTGCGGAAACAAAACTTTTCATCAGATTGAAAACCGACGAGTAGTTGTTGAAATCGCGGTCGGTCATCAGTTCCATATCGTTCAGGTTTTCCGCAAAAATATGGGCGTCCTCATAAATCGTTCGATCCTGAATAATATTTTTTCCACTCTCACGGATTTCTTTCACCTGCCGGAAACGGCTTCCCAGGAAATAAATCTGAAGCGCGAAGCTCCACTTTCCCATATCGGCATAAAAATCTTCGAGGTAAGGATTGTGGTCCACGTCTTCAAATTGTGCATCCCACCCGTAATGTTTCGCCAACATTGTGGTTAATGTAGTTTTTCCTGCGCCGATATTTCCGGTGATTGCGATATGCATCTGCAAAAATTTAATTAAAGGTTAGGTAATTTGAGCAACCGCTCCAAAGTTTAAGCACAGAAATTCGGGTTGAATTTACCGCGCTTTTTCAAGTTGGTAAAGATAAAGTTTGTTGGCGCTGACTTCAAAATATGTGGCGGAGTTTTTATCCACAATTGCAGAATTTGCGGCTTTGAAAATTGTTTTCAGCTCGCCATTCTCTATGCTTTGAATTTGATTCTGACCGATAACGAGGATGTTTTCGTTTTCGCGGCGCAGCTTTCTTCCATTTTCCAATGTTAGCTGAAACGATTTGCCCGTACGCATTTCGAAGACCGTAAGGTTTTCTTTTTTGAGGAGATAAAGTCTGTTTTCAAAAACCAGCATATCGACGATCTCATCAAAACTAAAATTCAACGCGAAGGAATTGCTGACCGCATCCTGCCTGAAATTATACTGGATGAGCCGTTTCGTACTCTCGTCAAGCAACCAGATTTGTTGCAGATCTTCCGCATAAACCATTTTGATGAACCCAAATTTCTGGCGGAAGTTTACAGTTTGAATGAGGTTCAGGTTTTGGTCATAGAATTTCAGTTCCTGCGCATTTTCCGAAAACAGCGGAATGTTGAGCGGATTCTGCACCGACTGTATTTTGAAAGGCAGCGTCAACAACAGTTTCCCCGTTTGTTTTCCAAGGGAATCATATTTGGTCAATGAAAAATCTTTGTTTTTGTAGAGGTATAGATTCCCATAATCGTCGGCGAAGAGGTCGTTTGCATCTTTTAGTTTCAGCGAATCCATTGGGAAAACCCGCTGCGCAGAAATTGTGCAGAAAACGAGAAAAGCGAGGATGGAGATCAATTTTTTCAACCGAAATTTTGGTGTTTTACACCTTTTTTATTGATGACCTTTAGACATCATTCTTTGTTGTGTGTAGTATTATTTCTCGCAACGCACGCAAAGCAATTTTTACTAAAGTACTTCAAATTTCAAGAGCGCAAAGGCATTTCATTTAGCAAAGACAGACCAAGACTTTAATTTTTTGTACAAATATCTTGAGTTCGACTTGCCCTCTTTGTGTAGCTTTAATAAGCTATAGCGCCTTTGTTTAGCTTAAAAGAGTGATAACAAATTAATAATTCTTTGTGTGGCTTTGCGAGTATTTTTTATCGCAACGCACGCAAAGAAATTTTTACTAAAATACTTCAAATTTCAAGAGCGCAATGGCATTTCATTTAGCAACAGGATGTATTCTAACTTTAGGTTTGTGTTAAACTCAATTTCTCTGGACTTAAATTAATCGATCGAAACCTCGTAAATTTTCGGCCAGTTTTTCCCTGTAACGAGCATATTCTCACCTTTGAACGCGATTCCGTTCAGCACATCGTCGCTTCCTGTGGTGTGCAGTTTCGCAATTTCAGTGAAATCGAATTTCCCGACCACTTCTCCATTTTTGGGATTGATTTTCAGGATGATCGGTTTCTGCCAAACGTTGGCGTAAATAAATCCTTTGTGGTATTCCAGTTCATTGAGTTGGTCATAAGCTTCGGTATTTCCCGCAACAGAAATAAAACGCACGAGTTTCGAAGGATCAGCTACGTCGAGGAAATAAATATTCTTCGTCCCGTCTGAAGCGATCAGGTTTTTGCCGTCGTACGTTAAACCCCATCCTTCTCCCATCACGTTTGGATAAGGAAATTCGCCCAAAAGTTTCAGCGAGGTTTTATCGTAGATAAATCCCTTTTTATTTTGCCAAGTCAGCTGGTAAACCTTATCGCCAATAATCGTCGCACCTTCGGAGAACACGTCGTCTGGTTGCGCAGTTTCCGCAATCGGAGTTGTTGCACCTAAATTATATTTCAATATTCGAGACGAGCCGTTTTGTCCGTCGGACTCATAAATCGTGTTTCCGTCGAGCTGAAAACCCTGCACAAAATTTTCTGTAGAGTGTGGATATTCTTTAACAATTTTATAGTTGAGTATTGCTTCGGGATTTTTCGCAAAAACATTGATGGTTGCGTCCTGATTCAGGACTTCGCCATTTTTCTTTTTGATGTTGAACGTTACCGCATTGTCGCCCAAAGTAAAAAACTCGGGGTCCACCACCAACTTCGAAGTTTCCTTGTCGCCAAAACTGATGGAGATGCTTTCCGCATTGTCGGTCACTTCTTTAGGTAAAGTCAGCACGTCGCCGAAATGGTAACCTTTGCTTTCCATCGACATATTGTAGTCGTTCAGCGTATTGAGAATTTCCTTGTCATTGTTGCAGGAAACTAAAAAGGTGAAAACCAGGGCGGCTAAAAGAATCCTATTCTTCATTAAAAATAATTTTTCCAAAAATACTGAATTTTAGCAACACAAAAAAAGAGACAAGAACCAAGTAAAAAGAGCCAAGAGACAAGGAAAAAGAGCCAAGAAGAAAGAACCAAGAACCAAGAACCAAGAATCAAGAATCAAGGAAAAAGAAAAAG from Chryseobacterium suipulveris includes:
- a CDS encoding glutaminyl-peptide cyclotransferase; this encodes MKNRILLAALVFTFLVSCNNDKEILNTLNDYNMSMESKGYHFGDVLTLPKEVTDNAESISISFGDKETSKLVVDPEFFTLGDNAVTFNIKKKNGEVLNQDATINVFAKNPEAILNYKIVKEYPHSTENFVQGFQLDGNTIYESDGQNGSSRILKYNLGATTPIAETAQPDDVFSEGATIIGDKVYQLTWQNKKGFIYDKTSLKLLGEFPYPNVMGEGWGLTYDGKNLIASDGTKNIYFLDVADPSKLVRFISVAGNTEAYDQLNELEYHKGFIYANVWQKPIILKINPKNGEVVGKFDFTEIAKLHTTGSDDVLNGIAFKGENMLVTGKNWPKIYEVSID
- a CDS encoding deoxynucleoside kinase, giving the protein MHIAITGNIGAGKTTLTTMLAKHYGWDAQFEDVDHNPYLEDFYADMGKWSFALQIYFLGSRFRQVKEIRESGKNIIQDRTIYEDAHIFAENLNDMELMTDRDFNNYSSVFNLMKSFVSAPDLLIYLKSDVPNLVKKIYKRGRDYEATISIEYLSKLNQKYEKWISNYKEGKLLVIEVDDLDFVERPEDFGYILERIETELHGLF